Below is a window of Meiothermus cerbereus DSM 11376 DNA.
CACCTGGTCGGGGCCCGCCAGGATGACCGTGGCCATTTGCCACAGCTTCAGGCCCATCAAGCGCTCGGCAGCGCGGCTGGCGCCAATAAAATTGGGATGATGCCCGTGGGGTGGGGTGGGGTAGGTAGCCGCCCTGTGCTGGGCCAGGGCATTCCACACCAGTTCCCGTACTTCGCCTTGCGTCACAGCGGCAGTGTATCGCACCCGATAAACTTCTAACCCTGACCGGTCAAGAGCAGACGTAGAAAAGCGGCATCGGAGAAGGCGGTTCTACGCCCGGCCAAACTTTCTACAATTCCTTCGGCTTGCCGTACCACCACCAGCCTCAGCTTGCGGCTGATGTAGAGGCGCTGGTCGCCCGCACCCGCCGCGATAACCATGTCGTCGGGCAGGCCCGGGGTGCTGGCCAGCGCGTCAATGCCCTGCCCCACGCGCCCGATGGCCGCCCGCTGGGCCGGACTGATGGGGCGTCCCAGCCACCAGGTCAGGCCGTAGATGGGGTTGACCCTCGAGGGCTCAAAACACTTTTGCAGCAGCTCTTCGTCTACCACGCGCTGGCCCTGCCACCGCCCGCCCTGGCGCACCAACTCGCCGAACTTGGCCCAGCTACGGGCGGTCAGGAAGGCTCCGGAGGGCAGGTGGGGGTTGCCGTCGGGCCCCCGACGCCAGAAGGTGTACTCGAGGCCAATCGGCTTGAAGATGCGCTGGCTCAGGTACTCCAGGGGGTCGCCTTTCAGTTTTCGCCGCATCAGCTCGCCAAAAACCTGAAAGGGGATGGGGCCATAGGAAAAGCGGGTACCCGGTGGGGCCTCGGCAGGGGTCTCGAGGGCGGCCCGGTAGGTGGGGGGGCGGGCTAGGTTACCACCGGGAATGCCGCTGGTGAGATGCAAGAGCTGGCTCAGATTAATTTGCGAACGCCAAGGGTCGCCCTGCCACTCGGTCAAGGTCTGGGCCAGGGGTTCTTCCAGCGAAAGCAGGCCGTCCTGTACGGCAGCAACGGCCATAACCCCGCAAAAGCTCTTGGTGCCGCTGGCCAGCTCGTGGCCACGGGTGGGGCTGCCGCCATTGGGATAGTCCTCAAACACGGTCTGACCGTCTACCACCACCAAAAGCGCGATGCCCCGGTTCCGGGCAGAATAAGCTGCTGCAAGTTTGTGGAAAAGGGGGTTGTTGGGGTCGGGCAGGGTTTGGGCGAATCCCCTGGAACCTCCCAGCAGGACTGAGGCCAGACCCTTGAGCACGGCTCGGCGATGCATGGCAGAAGCCTACTAGCCAGGCCTTAAGTTTAGCTGAAGCAAAGGGGCGTCAGCTCGGGTAGTTTTTTCAAATGCTCCCGGAAGGCCTCGAGGGTGGCTTTACGCTCGGCCTCGCTCATCTCCCCTGGCCCGTAAGCGATAAAAGGGGGCAGAACTTCCATGCCGCAATAGGCAAAAACGCCGTAATGGATGGGTTCCAGCACCCGCATCAGGTCGCGCTGGGGAGCCTGGCGAAAATAATCCTCGCGCGCGCCTACCGTCAGGCTGAGCATGGCTTTTTTGCCGCGCAAAAGACCGTTTTCGAAGCTATGCTCGTCGTCGTAGGCAAACCCGTAAGCAAAAACCCGCTCAATCCAGCCCTTCATGATGGCCGGCATCCCGTACCACCAGTCGGGAAACTGGAACAAGAGCAGGTCGGCCCGCCGAACCTTTTCGATCTCGGGCTGGATGTCTCGCAGGTCGCCCTGTAGCTCCTTTGCGCTGAGTACCGGATTAAACCGCATGGTGTAGAGGTCGGAAAGCAGAATGCTGTGCCCGGCCTGGCTCAAGGCCCGCACCGCCAAGTCGCGCATGGCG
It encodes the following:
- a CDS encoding serine hydrolase domain-containing protein — translated: MHRRAVLKGLASVLLGGSRGFAQTLPDPNNPLFHKLAAAYSARNRGIALLVVVDGQTVFEDYPNGGSPTRGHELASGTKSFCGVMAVAAVQDGLLSLEEPLAQTLTEWQGDPWRSQINLSQLLHLTSGIPGGNLARPPTYRAALETPAEAPPGTRFSYGPIPFQVFGELMRRKLKGDPLEYLSQRIFKPIGLEYTFWRRGPDGNPHLPSGAFLTARSWAKFGELVRQGGRWQGQRVVDEELLQKCFEPSRVNPIYGLTWWLGRPISPAQRAAIGRVGQGIDALASTPGLPDDMVIAAGAGDQRLYISRKLRLVVVRQAEGIVESLAGRRTAFSDAAFLRLLLTGQG
- a CDS encoding NAD(P)H-dependent oxidoreductase, with amino-acid sequence MNVLIIYAHPNPNSFNAAMRDLAVRALSQAGHSILLSDLYTMRFNPVLSAKELQGDLRDIQPEIEKVRRADLLLFQFPDWWYGMPAIMKGWIERVFAYGFAYDDEHSFENGLLRGKKAMLSLTVGAREDYFRQAPQRDLMRVLEPIHYGVFAYCGMEVLPPFIAYGPGEMSEAERKATLEAFREHLKKLPELTPLCFS